One window of Bacteroidota bacterium genomic DNA carries:
- a CDS encoding DinB family protein, translating into MNAYLAPILVEARLLPDRFQESFGNLNEVQLNWKPDPETWSIGECIDHLITTNRSYFAQLEAITRGDKHVSFWEKLPILHGFWGRMLIKATAEKVTKKAKVPAAFRPTRSHFSVTILSEFGVQHRYLLDLVEKLQHMDHHSLIISSPAASFVTYSLQDGLTIIFQHERRHYRQALALLTRPDFPKNT; encoded by the coding sequence ATGAATGCCTATCTCGCCCCCATTTTAGTAGAAGCCCGGTTGCTCCCCGACAGATTTCAGGAGTCCTTCGGCAATTTGAATGAAGTCCAGCTGAATTGGAAGCCCGATCCTGAAACGTGGAGCATTGGCGAATGCATCGACCACCTCATCACGACCAACCGCAGTTACTTTGCGCAGTTGGAGGCGATTACGCGCGGGGACAAACATGTCTCGTTTTGGGAGAAGCTGCCCATCCTCCATGGATTTTGGGGACGGATGCTGATCAAGGCAACCGCGGAGAAAGTAACCAAAAAGGCGAAGGTCCCTGCAGCCTTTCGTCCTACCCGAAGCCACTTTTCAGTAACCATTCTTTCGGAATTTGGGGTACAGCACCGGTATTTGCTGGACCTCGTAGAAAAGTTGCAGCACATGGATCATCATTCGCTCATCATTTCATCGCCAGCAGCAAGCTTTGTCACCTACAGCCTGCAAGATGGCTTGACAATCATTTTCCAGCATGAAAGGCGGCATTATCGACAAGCATTGGCATTGTTGACCAGACCCGATTTCCCCAAAAACACCTGA
- a CDS encoding SMUG2 DNA glycosylase family protein, which translates to MDQPTFAEKVIRFNRELDFTGSLPAGFAMMNPFRENPVALACSETFYRQYYNDHRPRRLILGINPGRFGAGVTGIPFTDPKRLIDVCKIPFVGKLEHEPSSVYVYEVIAAYGGAAAFYSDVYINSVCPLGFTTQSAKGKVVNVNYYDDKSLTEAVLPFILESIQKQLDIGVDKDCCFCFGTGKNYKFLQQINQAHGFFGKIVPMEHPRFIMQYKAKSKQRYIDEYLNLLRHPNV; encoded by the coding sequence ATGGATCAACCTACATTCGCGGAAAAGGTGATTCGGTTCAATCGGGAGTTGGACTTCACTGGAAGCCTGCCCGCTGGTTTTGCGATGATGAATCCATTTCGGGAGAATCCGGTTGCTTTGGCCTGTTCAGAAACGTTCTACCGACAGTATTACAATGACCATCGGCCGAGGCGCTTGATCTTGGGGATCAATCCAGGCAGATTTGGAGCGGGGGTCACAGGGATTCCCTTCACGGACCCCAAACGTCTCATTGATGTCTGTAAGATTCCCTTCGTTGGCAAGCTGGAGCACGAGCCCTCCTCTGTCTATGTTTATGAAGTCATCGCTGCCTATGGCGGAGCAGCCGCATTTTACAGTGATGTCTATATTAATTCGGTTTGTCCACTTGGGTTCACTACCCAAAGCGCAAAAGGTAAAGTAGTTAATGTGAATTACTACGATGACAAGTCACTGACAGAGGCTGTTTTACCTTTTATTCTGGAAAGTATTCAAAAGCAGCTCGATATCGGGGTTGACAAGGATTGTTGTTTCTGCTTCGGAACGGGCAAGAACTACAAATTCTTGCAGCAGATCAACCAAGCGCACGGTTTTTTTGGAAAGATCGTTCCAATGGAACACCCGCGGTTTATCATGCAATACAAAGCCAAATCCAAGCAGCGGTATATTGACGAATACCTGAATTTACTTCGCCATCCGAACGTTTGA
- the rnc gene encoding ribonuclease III, with product MITGFTPNDPFLYHLALRHSSLVTTRKFSHQECNERLEFLGDTVLDAVVSEYLFKLYPTQDEGFLTEMRAKIVNRGSLNEICKKIKLDSLIQFNKTRKGQVNKSMFGDALEAFIGAVYMDLGYIKTKKFIIGKILHDHVDLGEMEDTIYNFKSMLLEHVQKEKLENLTYELVAEKGEGNDKFFKIDVKIGEKVIGTGVGKKKKVAEQNASQDALIKLKVLTQEMVQQL from the coding sequence ATGATTACTGGATTTACGCCCAATGATCCATTCCTGTATCACCTTGCATTGCGCCATTCGTCCCTTGTGACTACCCGCAAGTTCAGCCATCAAGAATGCAATGAACGGCTGGAGTTCCTGGGTGATACCGTATTGGACGCCGTTGTCTCGGAATACTTGTTCAAGCTCTATCCGACTCAGGATGAGGGTTTCCTCACCGAAATGCGCGCCAAGATCGTCAACCGGGGATCGTTGAATGAGATTTGCAAGAAGATCAAACTCGATTCGCTGATCCAATTCAACAAAACCCGCAAAGGCCAAGTCAACAAAAGCATGTTTGGTGACGCATTGGAGGCTTTTATCGGTGCCGTCTACATGGACTTGGGGTATATCAAAACCAAGAAGTTCATCATTGGCAAGATTTTGCACGACCATGTGGACCTGGGTGAAATGGAAGACACCATTTACAATTTCAAATCCATGTTGCTCGAACACGTGCAAAAGGAGAAATTGGAAAACCTCACCTACGAGCTCGTAGCTGAAAAAGGCGAAGGCAATGACAAATTTTTCAAAATAGATGTCAAGATTGGTGAGAAAGTCATCGGGACTGGCGTCGGCAAAAAGAAAAAGGTTGCCGAACAAAACGCCTCACAAGATGCGCTGATCAAACTCAAAGTGCTGACCCAAGAAATGGTGCAGCAACTTTAG
- the fabF gene encoding beta-ketoacyl-ACP synthase II: MSKRRVVVTGLGALTPIGNTAKEYWQGLMNGVSGAAPITRFDASKFKTQFACEVKNFDIGAFIDRKEARKMDPFCHYAVVTSDEAMADSGLQPGDYDPTKFGVILGSGIGGLLTFQEEVRDFYKGDGTPRFNPFFIPKMIIDIASGHVSIKYGLRGPNYSTVSACATSSNCIADAFMLIRNGIADLMLAGGAEAAVVEAGIGGFNAMKALSTRNDDPSTASRPFDVDRDGFVLGEGAGVLVLEEYEHAKARGARIYGELCGVGMTADAYHITAPHPDGDGAHGVMKQCLDQAGILPSEVDYVNVHGTSTPLGDIAETKAIKRLFGDHAHKLNISSTKSMTGHLLGAAGAIEAIASVLSIYHGVVPPTINHFTDDPECDLNYTFHTAVKRDVRVAISNTFGFGGHNASVVFRKLD; encoded by the coding sequence ATGTCGAAGCGAAGGGTCGTCGTCACAGGTTTGGGTGCGCTTACCCCCATCGGGAACACCGCCAAGGAATATTGGCAGGGTTTGATGAATGGTGTAAGTGGAGCTGCTCCCATCACTCGATTTGATGCGAGCAAATTCAAGACGCAATTTGCCTGTGAGGTCAAGAACTTCGATATCGGTGCATTTATTGACAGAAAGGAAGCCAGAAAAATGGATCCTTTCTGTCATTATGCTGTTGTCACTTCAGACGAAGCGATGGCCGACTCCGGTCTGCAGCCGGGCGACTACGATCCGACCAAGTTTGGTGTGATCCTAGGATCTGGCATTGGTGGCCTGCTTACCTTCCAAGAAGAAGTCCGGGACTTCTACAAAGGAGATGGCACCCCGCGCTTCAATCCGTTCTTTATCCCTAAAATGATCATCGACATCGCTTCGGGCCACGTGTCGATCAAGTACGGTCTAAGAGGTCCCAATTACAGCACGGTTTCCGCCTGTGCCACGTCCAGCAACTGTATCGCCGACGCCTTCATGCTCATTCGCAATGGAATTGCGGATCTCATGCTTGCAGGAGGCGCCGAAGCAGCGGTTGTGGAAGCTGGTATTGGCGGATTTAACGCCATGAAGGCGCTCTCGACCCGCAATGATGACCCCTCGACTGCCAGCCGTCCCTTTGATGTGGACCGCGATGGATTTGTCTTGGGTGAAGGTGCAGGTGTTTTGGTGCTCGAAGAATACGAGCATGCCAAGGCAAGGGGAGCGCGCATTTACGGTGAATTGTGTGGCGTAGGCATGACAGCCGACGCCTATCATATCACTGCGCCCCATCCCGATGGAGACGGCGCACATGGCGTGATGAAGCAATGCCTCGACCAAGCTGGCATCTTGCCTTCCGAAGTCGATTATGTCAATGTTCACGGCACTTCTACTCCGCTAGGAGACATCGCTGAAACCAAAGCCATCAAAAGGCTTTTTGGCGATCACGCTCACAAGCTGAATATAAGTTCTACCAAATCGATGACCGGCCACCTCCTCGGCGCTGCTGGAGCCATCGAGGCCATTGCCTCCGTCCTGTCCATTTATCACGGGGTCGTTCCCCCGACGATCAACCACTTTACGGATGATCCGGAATGCGACCTCAATTACACATTCCACACTGCCGTGAAACGCGATGTGCGTGTTGCCATTAGCAACACCTTCGGTTTCGGTGGGCACAATGCCTCGGTGGTGTTCCGTAAACTGGACTAA
- a CDS encoding acyl carrier protein, translated as MSEIAKKVTSIIVDKLGVEEAEVTREASFANDLGADSLDTVELIMEFEKEFNISIPDEAAEKIMTVGDAITYLEANSK; from the coding sequence ATGTCCGAAATCGCAAAAAAAGTAACCTCTATCATCGTTGACAAGTTGGGTGTCGAGGAGGCGGAAGTAACCCGTGAAGCCAGCTTCGCCAATGACCTCGGTGCCGACTCGCTTGACACTGTCGAGTTGATCATGGAGTTTGAAAAAGAATTCAACATCAGCATTCCTGATGAAGCCGCCGAAAAGATCATGACTGTCGGCGACGCAATTACTTATCTCGAAGCGAACAGCAAGTAA
- the pyk gene encoding pyruvate kinase has protein sequence MNFTKYNRTKVVCTIGPASNTEDMLRKMIHAGMDVARLNFSHGTHEEHAQVIAMIRKLSEELAVPVTILQDLQGPKIRVGKLDKPYPVKPGDRVFLSTSIEEQDGNVLPMQYETFAKDVKVGDLILADDGKVALTVISTNGTDKVELEVTHGEAIGSKKGVNLPYTSISMSALSDKDAKDLEFGIKQNVDWVALSFVRTAQEVRDLKRRIKESGSDIKVMSKIEKPEALKNIDEIIAESDGVMVARGDLGVEIPLEQVPMWQKRIVRKCNVMGRPVIVATQMMESMIDNRRPTRAEANDVANAVTDGADAVMLSGETAAGKYPIETIESMEKIIEIVESSMDEIYFRNMEADTASPTFIHDCTIVHGCGLAQQTGATALVGMTASGYTAYQLSKCRPKSSIYIFTHNRRMINQLNLVWGVRVFYYDNDEGTDKTIDDTTDILKLKRLVKRDDIVVHFASMPLRHRLRTNAIKIAVVD, from the coding sequence GTGAATTTTACGAAATACAACCGCACCAAGGTCGTCTGCACGATCGGACCGGCTTCCAATACAGAGGATATGCTCAGGAAGATGATTCATGCGGGCATGGATGTCGCTCGTTTGAACTTTTCACACGGCACCCATGAAGAGCATGCGCAGGTCATTGCGATGATTCGCAAATTAAGCGAGGAACTTGCAGTGCCTGTCACGATTTTGCAAGACTTGCAAGGTCCCAAAATCAGGGTAGGAAAGCTGGATAAGCCTTATCCCGTCAAGCCGGGTGACCGCGTATTCCTTTCTACGTCCATTGAGGAGCAAGACGGAAATGTGTTGCCGATGCAGTATGAGACATTTGCCAAGGACGTGAAAGTGGGTGACCTCATTCTCGCGGACGATGGCAAGGTCGCGCTCACCGTCATTTCGACGAATGGCACTGACAAAGTGGAGCTGGAAGTCACGCATGGCGAAGCCATCGGCAGCAAAAAAGGGGTGAATTTGCCTTATACCTCGATTTCGATGTCAGCACTTTCTGACAAGGATGCCAAGGACCTTGAATTCGGAATCAAGCAAAATGTGGACTGGGTGGCACTTTCCTTTGTGCGTACGGCACAGGAAGTACGTGACTTGAAGCGCCGAATCAAGGAGTCTGGCAGCGACATCAAGGTGATGAGCAAAATCGAAAAGCCGGAGGCGCTCAAAAACATCGATGAGATTATTGCCGAAAGCGATGGCGTCATGGTAGCGCGTGGCGACCTTGGCGTTGAAATTCCGCTGGAGCAGGTTCCAATGTGGCAAAAGCGCATCGTACGCAAATGCAACGTCATGGGTAGGCCCGTGATCGTAGCCACGCAGATGATGGAAAGTATGATTGACAACCGTCGCCCAACCCGAGCGGAGGCCAATGACGTTGCCAATGCTGTCACCGACGGTGCAGATGCGGTCATGCTTTCCGGTGAAACCGCTGCCGGCAAGTACCCCATCGAGACCATCGAAAGCATGGAAAAAATCATCGAGATCGTCGAAAGCAGCATGGACGAAATCTACTTCCGCAACATGGAAGCCGACACTGCTTCACCGACCTTCATTCATGATTGTACCATTGTACATGGTTGCGGATTGGCGCAACAAACTGGCGCCACTGCATTGGTCGGCATGACGGCATCCGGCTATACAGCCTATCAGCTTTCCAAATGCCGTCCCAAAAGCAGCATTTACATCTTCACCCACAACCGCCGGATGATCAATCAACTCAACTTGGTCTGGGGCGTGCGGGTATTTTATTACGACAACGACGAAGGTACCGACAAGACAATTGACGATACCACCGATATTCTGAAACTGAAGCGTTTGGTCAAACGCGACGATATCGTGGTGCACTTTGCCTCCATGCCATTGCGCCATAGACTGCGTACCAATGCCATCAAAATTGCGGTCGTGGACTAG
- the fbaA gene encoding class II fructose-bisphosphate aldolase, with protein MAQVLNSIEAQQLFTVAKAHQFALPAVNVVSNGSVNSAMEAARDVNAPVILQYSNGGALFYAGKSLNNANERAAIIGGISGAEHVHHIADLYGVDVILHTDHAARKLLPWIDGLLDAGEKHYKANGRPLFTSHMLDLSEESVHENIETCKRYLERMHKLDMILEIELGVTGGEEDGVDNTDIDNAKLYTQPEEVAYAYRELSSISPNFTIAAAFGNVHGVYKPGNVQLTPKILKNSQDHIQQQFGTGTNPVNFVFHGGSGSTRAEIREAIGYGVIKMNIDTDTQWSFWEGVLKYYKAKEAYLQGQLGNPEGPDAPNKKFYDPRVWLREGEKSMAKRMALAFEDLNAVGCNQYR; from the coding sequence ATGGCTCAAGTACTGAATAGCATCGAGGCCCAGCAACTATTTACCGTTGCCAAAGCCCATCAATTTGCCCTGCCCGCCGTGAATGTGGTCAGCAATGGCTCCGTCAACTCGGCAATGGAAGCCGCCCGCGACGTCAATGCGCCGGTGATTTTGCAATATTCCAACGGCGGCGCATTGTTTTATGCCGGCAAATCGCTCAACAATGCCAATGAGAGGGCTGCCATCATCGGCGGCATCAGCGGAGCCGAGCATGTGCACCACATCGCCGACCTCTACGGGGTGGATGTCATTTTGCACACCGACCACGCTGCCCGGAAATTGCTCCCTTGGATCGACGGCCTGCTCGACGCTGGCGAGAAGCATTACAAGGCCAATGGCCGTCCCCTTTTTACAAGCCACATGTTGGACCTGAGCGAAGAGTCTGTCCATGAAAATATCGAAACCTGCAAGCGCTACCTCGAACGCATGCACAAGCTCGACATGATCCTGGAAATTGAATTGGGTGTGACCGGCGGGGAAGAAGACGGTGTCGACAATACCGACATCGACAATGCCAAACTCTATACGCAGCCCGAGGAAGTGGCCTACGCCTACCGCGAATTGAGCAGTATCAGCCCCAACTTCACGATCGCAGCGGCATTTGGTAACGTTCACGGCGTGTACAAACCCGGCAACGTTCAACTGACGCCAAAGATTCTCAAAAATTCCCAAGACCATATTCAGCAGCAGTTTGGCACAGGCACCAACCCTGTGAACTTCGTCTTTCACGGCGGCTCCGGCTCAACGCGCGCAGAAATCCGGGAGGCGATCGGCTATGGTGTGATCAAAATGAACATCGACACCGACACGCAGTGGTCATTTTGGGAAGGCGTCCTGAAATACTACAAGGCCAAGGAGGCCTATCTTCAAGGTCAGCTCGGCAACCCGGAGGGTCCCGATGCGCCGAACAAAAAATTCTACGACCCACGCGTATGGTTGCGCGAAGGCGAGAAGTCGATGGCCAAGCGCATGGCTTTGGCGTTTGAAGATCTCAATGCGGTTGGCTGCAATCAGTACCGCTAA
- a CDS encoding saccharopine dehydrogenase: MKTPRHAIFIAGAGGIGRAAGLLLQKLVKPSEAGFEAEIWIGDISQRAVDEALRFIAAGSPAKRLHGVLMPKEGADDGFIQALKSCKVLLDCLPGSQAPRMARLAREYGLHYANLTEYVHETDEIRKIAEGAETGFILQTGLAPGFIGVLAMHLIHEFREKFGGAKELEYVSMKVGALTGSANPPHFYGFTWSTIGVATEYVKDAIVIRDFKTTNLPSLSEYEQLIIDGVHYEADLTSGGAADLPEALAGIAKKLDYKTIRWPGHYEWVQQQLTLVPPGEDQAKALEARMLEQIPVCEDDVVVIQAYVTARDGHGQLRLHGKNYRIGPKMIGNQVLRAIQTTTAAPLVECARMLLTDKYKGIVLQSQLDTTAFLNGPFVKAIYGGGNEK; the protein is encoded by the coding sequence ATGAAGACTCCCCGACATGCTATTTTTATTGCTGGCGCAGGCGGTATCGGCCGTGCAGCAGGATTGTTGCTGCAGAAACTGGTGAAGCCGTCCGAAGCAGGATTCGAGGCCGAAATCTGGATTGGCGACATTTCTCAGCGCGCAGTGGATGAAGCCTTGCGGTTTATCGCCGCCGGTTCGCCTGCCAAACGCTTGCACGGGGTTTTGATGCCCAAGGAGGGCGCTGACGACGGATTCATCCAAGCCCTGAAATCCTGCAAAGTGCTGCTGGATTGTCTTCCCGGCTCCCAAGCGCCGCGTATGGCAAGACTCGCCCGAGAATACGGCCTTCATTATGCCAACCTCACAGAATATGTGCATGAAACAGACGAAATCCGAAAAATTGCCGAAGGGGCCGAAACGGGATTCATCCTGCAAACAGGACTGGCGCCAGGGTTTATCGGCGTATTGGCCATGCACCTGATCCACGAATTCAGGGAAAAATTTGGCGGTGCCAAAGAGCTCGAATATGTTTCCATGAAGGTGGGAGCTTTAACGGGGAGTGCAAATCCGCCGCATTTTTATGGATTTACCTGGAGCACGATCGGTGTTGCGACCGAGTATGTCAAGGACGCGATCGTGATTCGGGACTTCAAGACGACCAACTTGCCCAGCCTCAGTGAATACGAGCAGTTGATCATCGACGGGGTGCACTACGAGGCGGATTTAACGTCAGGCGGTGCGGCTGATCTGCCCGAGGCCTTGGCCGGAATCGCAAAAAAGCTGGACTATAAAACCATTCGATGGCCGGGTCACTACGAATGGGTGCAGCAGCAATTGACGTTGGTACCGCCGGGCGAGGACCAAGCCAAGGCTTTGGAGGCGAGGATGCTGGAACAGATTCCGGTCTGCGAAGACGATGTCGTCGTCATTCAAGCTTACGTGACTGCCCGCGACGGTCACGGGCAATTGCGCCTTCATGGAAAAAACTACCGCATCGGCCCCAAAATGATCGGCAATCAAGTCTTGCGCGCAATCCAAACGACCACAGCGGCACCTCTCGTGGAATGCGCCCGCATGTTGCTCACCGACAAATACAAAGGCATTGTTTTACAAAGCCAACTTGATACGACTGCCTTCCTCAACGGTCCCTTTGTGAAGGCGATCTACGGGGGAGGAAATGAGAAATGA
- a CDS encoding sigma-70 family RNA polymerase sigma factor, protein MKDDELIKRCRKGDRQAQKALYEHFQAQMFRLCYRYVREQQEAEDILCKGFHKVFLAINTFEDRGENSLQKWITRIMVNEALMFLRKHKLELVSDDAAQSIPAGTRTDSAIEAEDLYNLVRALPLGYRTVFNLFAIEGYSHLEIAAQLGITEGTSKSQLSKARAMLQEMIHSNEKHNAKEYRPAVSGSPRKA, encoded by the coding sequence TTGAAAGACGATGAATTGATCAAGCGCTGCCGAAAAGGTGACCGACAGGCCCAGAAGGCCTTGTACGAGCACTTTCAGGCGCAAATGTTCCGCTTGTGCTACCGCTACGTGCGGGAGCAGCAGGAGGCCGAAGACATCCTTTGCAAGGGATTTCACAAGGTCTTTCTGGCCATCAACACATTCGAAGACCGCGGGGAAAACAGTCTGCAGAAATGGATTACCCGCATCATGGTCAACGAAGCTTTGATGTTCTTGCGCAAACACAAACTCGAACTCGTCAGCGACGATGCTGCACAGTCCATCCCGGCCGGGACCCGTACCGATAGCGCAATCGAAGCGGAGGATTTGTACAACTTGGTCAGGGCATTGCCGCTCGGCTACCGCACCGTTTTCAATCTTTTTGCCATCGAAGGCTACAGCCATCTGGAGATCGCCGCACAATTGGGCATCACCGAAGGCACCAGTAAATCTCAGCTGAGCAAGGCACGCGCCATGCTGCAGGAAATGATTCACTCCAACGAAAAACACAATGCAAAAGAATATAGACCAGCAGTTTCAGGAAGCCCTCGGAAAGCTTGA
- a CDS encoding VWA domain-containing protein — protein MSTNLTFYSSPSFTQVAPNFAPAFHWDLGSLVVVNGTATAPMTGTYTVTTTDAASVDATGSRFVGAKSEKIGPRDGKMGRLALADSISVVYQDEYDSESYAETVENPYFNTVQEPLSTFSIDVDRASYTNHRRFVESGELPPKFSVRAEEFINYFDYTYAQPHGRDPFSILPEVTTCPWNPKNKLVRIALKGREVAAENVPPSNIVFLLDVSGSMADADKLPLLKQAMGMLTEKLREQDKVSIVVYAGAAGLVLPPTSGSNKQSIMGALDRLEAGGSTAGGEGIELAYATAKQNFIKGGNNRVILATDGDFNVGTSDETGLEKLIVEKREEGVFLSVLGFGEGNLQDSKMELLADKGNGNYNYIDSDREAHKVLVREFGGTLYTIAKDVKIQVEFNPAKVQSYRLVGYENRKLRNEDFANDKIDAGELGAGHTVTALYEVVPAESGWSSQSQDLKYQTKVLSSAAAGKELLTVKLRYKDPDGSVSKLLTETLIDDGRNIAQTTNDFRWAVAVAEYALILRESEYKGMASFEQVLSLAKSAMAQDKEGIRKEFVELVTRAAQITQVAKGN, from the coding sequence ATGTCCACCAACCTAACCTTCTATTCTAGTCCATCATTCACCCAAGTTGCACCGAATTTTGCCCCAGCATTTCATTGGGACTTGGGGAGCTTAGTCGTCGTCAATGGGACTGCTACAGCCCCCATGACGGGCACCTATACCGTCACAACGACAGATGCAGCGTCCGTGGATGCAACTGGCAGCCGTTTTGTGGGTGCTAAATCCGAGAAAATTGGGCCCCGTGACGGGAAAATGGGTCGCTTGGCGTTGGCTGACTCAATTTCTGTGGTCTATCAGGATGAGTATGACTCCGAATCCTATGCCGAAACCGTTGAAAACCCCTATTTCAACACCGTGCAGGAGCCATTGAGCACATTCAGCATCGATGTGGATCGCGCATCTTACACCAACCACCGCCGCTTTGTCGAGTCCGGTGAATTACCTCCAAAATTTTCGGTCCGTGCCGAGGAGTTCATCAATTACTTCGATTACACTTACGCCCAACCGCATGGCCGTGACCCGTTCTCCATTCTTCCCGAAGTCACCACTTGCCCTTGGAATCCCAAGAACAAGTTGGTAAGGATCGCGCTCAAAGGCCGTGAAGTCGCCGCGGAAAATGTCCCTCCCTCCAACATTGTCTTTTTGCTGGATGTATCCGGATCGATGGCAGATGCTGACAAGCTCCCTTTGCTCAAGCAGGCGATGGGCATGCTCACGGAGAAGCTTCGCGAACAAGACAAAGTCTCGATCGTCGTCTATGCCGGTGCCGCGGGATTGGTTTTGCCTCCGACAAGCGGTAGCAACAAACAATCCATCATGGGAGCACTCGATCGCTTGGAAGCGGGCGGATCAACGGCTGGGGGTGAAGGGATCGAACTTGCTTATGCTACCGCCAAACAGAATTTCATCAAGGGCGGCAACAACCGCGTGATCCTCGCCACCGATGGTGACTTCAACGTAGGCACATCCGATGAGACAGGCTTGGAAAAATTGATCGTTGAAAAGCGCGAAGAAGGCGTGTTCCTATCCGTGCTGGGCTTTGGTGAAGGCAATCTCCAAGACAGCAAAATGGAACTCCTTGCCGACAAGGGCAATGGCAATTACAACTACATCGACAGTGACCGCGAGGCCCACAAAGTTCTCGTCCGCGAATTTGGCGGCACCCTCTACACGATCGCCAAGGATGTCAAAATCCAAGTCGAATTCAATCCGGCGAAGGTGCAGTCTTATCGTTTGGTCGGCTATGAAAACCGCAAACTCCGCAACGAAGACTTCGCCAATGACAAGATCGACGCCGGCGAATTGGGCGCAGGCCATACCGTTACCGCGCTTTACGAAGTGGTTCCCGCCGAGTCAGGCTGGTCTTCACAAAGTCAGGATTTGAAGTACCAAACCAAGGTCCTCAGCAGTGCTGCTGCTGGCAAGGAATTGCTCACGGTGAAACTGCGCTACAAGGATCCGGATGGTTCCGTAAGCAAGCTGCTCACCGAAACCTTGATCGATGACGGCCGGAACATTGCACAAACGACCAATGACTTCCGCTGGGCGGTGGCAGTTGCAGAGTATGCGCTGATCCTGCGAGAGTCTGAATACAAAGGAATGGCCAGTTTTGAGCAGGTGCTTTCGCTCGCAAAAAGCGCGATGGCCCAAGACAAAGAAGGCATCCGCAAGGAATTTGTCGAATTGGTGACGCGCGCCGCTCAAATTACGCAGGTGGCAAAAGGGAATTGA
- a CDS encoding (deoxy)nucleoside triphosphate pyrophosphohydrolase, whose protein sequence is MVLKVTCAIIINGSTVLCAQRGASMSLPLQWEFPGGKIEADESAEACIQREIKEELNLDIRILERGPSALHPYKEGQLLELIPFVCTVADGELQLREHAQARWCAPHEMDSLQWAEADLEILAWWKDNFTRIKSALETA, encoded by the coding sequence ATGGTCCTGAAAGTAACCTGTGCCATCATCATCAACGGCAGCACTGTGCTTTGTGCACAGCGGGGGGCCTCGATGTCGTTGCCCCTTCAATGGGAGTTCCCAGGAGGAAAAATCGAAGCAGATGAATCAGCAGAAGCATGCATTCAGCGAGAAATCAAAGAGGAACTTAACCTCGACATCCGAATCTTAGAGCGCGGACCATCTGCCTTGCATCCCTACAAAGAAGGTCAACTGCTGGAATTGATTCCGTTTGTATGCACCGTCGCTGACGGGGAATTGCAGCTCCGGGAGCATGCGCAAGCAAGGTGGTGCGCTCCCCACGAAATGGATTCTCTCCAATGGGCTGAAGCAGACCTTGAAATCCTCGCCTGGTGGAAAGACAATTTCACCCGGATCAAAAGTGCTTTAGAAACGGCCTGA